From a region of the Deinococcus terrestris genome:
- a CDS encoding roadblock/LC7 domain-containing protein, producing MLSHLTQLVADVDGAWAAAIGGLDGLLVEGHAAANTDLNLLVAEHAGLMRASGAAYGDTLNGGNVRELYLRGERLSVYLHPITSAFFLLLAMDARSNLGQARLYGRAAAHRLEALL from the coding sequence ATGCTGTCACATCTCACACAACTGGTCGCGGACGTGGACGGAGCCTGGGCGGCGGCCATCGGCGGGCTGGACGGGCTGCTGGTGGAGGGCCACGCGGCGGCGAACACCGACCTCAACCTGCTGGTGGCCGAGCACGCGGGGCTGATGCGGGCCTCGGGCGCGGCCTACGGCGACACGCTGAACGGCGGCAACGTGCGCGAACTGTACCTGCGCGGCGAGCGCCTGAGCGTCTACCTGCATCCCATCACGTCCGCCTTTTTCCTGCTGCTGGCGATGGACGCCCGCAGCAACCTCGGGCAGGCCCGGCTGTACGGCCGCGCCGCCGCCCACCGTCTGGAGGCCCTGCTGTGA
- a CDS encoding roadblock/LC7 domain-containing protein, translated as MSARFDALRSLPGVVAAALVGPDGLPIELLGEGGDALAAELTALRVSLDRVCRRLGAGEVTRLAFTSERVEVVAVTSGDFVLGVAQTRGTDTRAAQQLLARLALELTDLPRPEFA; from the coding sequence GTGAGCGCCCGTTTCGATGCCCTACGGTCCCTGCCCGGTGTGGTGGCCGCCGCCCTGGTCGGCCCCGACGGCCTGCCGATCGAACTGCTGGGTGAGGGCGGCGACGCCCTGGCCGCCGAACTCACCGCCCTGCGCGTCAGTCTCGACCGGGTGTGCCGCCGCCTCGGGGCGGGGGAGGTGACCCGGCTGGCCTTTACCAGCGAGCGCGTGGAGGTCGTTGCCGTCACCAGCGGCGACTTCGTCCTCGGCGTGGCGCAGACGCGCGGCACCGACACCCGCGCCGCGCAGCAACTCCTCGCCCGGCTCGCGCTGGAGCTGACCGATCTGCCCCGGCCGGAGTTCGCGTGA
- a CDS encoding roadblock/LC7 domain-containing protein, producing the protein MISELLEVRGVRHVALLDAAGKVVTSAGAGADITVVPPARAVVGSLKAALGTGEWQDLLLDFGDGPVLLTPHGDGVLLTAFDEVANLGRVRFAVGRLLG; encoded by the coding sequence GTGATCTCCGAACTGCTGGAGGTGCGCGGGGTCCGGCACGTCGCCCTGCTCGACGCGGCGGGCAAGGTCGTGACGAGCGCGGGTGCGGGGGCCGACATCACTGTCGTACCCCCTGCCCGCGCGGTCGTGGGCAGCCTGAAGGCCGCGCTGGGCACGGGCGAGTGGCAGGACCTGCTGCTCGACTTCGGGGATGGCCCGGTCCTGCTGACCCCCCACGGCGACGGGGTGCTGCTGACCGCCTTCGACGAGGTCGCCAACCTCGGCCGGGTGCGCTTCGCGGTGGGGAGGCTGCTGGGGTAG
- a CDS encoding PIG-L deacetylase family protein, producing MTATRQPTLLAVFAHPDDEAFSVGGTLTHYARRGVRVVLTCATRGEAGKITVPGMTVDDLGQQREQELREACRALEIGEPVFLDYHDSGRYERTRHDDPLALMNVSPLDVEVKLRALIEEVQPQVIVTFDPHGGYGHVDHLQIHRATTAAFFSTGHLPGGGPQRLYYTAMSHEAAEGIARMGQDLDPLVYGVSPDTVAVRMNVAAYAENKKAALAAHGTQTGAESLLGRMTPEERAEMETRMLGTEGFSIGGTRTPIARYPLRGLFDGVPGGEGVEEPGV from the coding sequence ATGACTGCCACCCGACAGCCCACCCTGCTCGCCGTGTTCGCTCACCCCGACGACGAGGCCTTCAGCGTCGGCGGCACGCTGACCCACTATGCCCGCCGGGGGGTGCGGGTGGTTCTCACCTGCGCCACCCGGGGCGAGGCGGGCAAGATCACGGTGCCGGGCATGACCGTGGACGACCTCGGACAGCAGCGCGAGCAGGAGTTGCGCGAGGCGTGCCGGGCGCTGGAAATCGGGGAGCCGGTCTTTCTGGATTACCACGACTCCGGCCGCTACGAGCGCACCCGCCATGACGATCCGCTCGCGCTGATGAACGTGAGTCCGCTGGACGTGGAGGTCAAACTGCGGGCGCTGATTGAGGAGGTCCAGCCGCAAGTGATCGTGACTTTCGACCCGCACGGCGGCTACGGGCATGTGGACCACCTCCAGATTCACCGGGCGACGACCGCCGCTTTCTTTAGCACCGGGCACCTGCCGGGGGGCGGCCCGCAGCGCCTGTATTACACCGCGATGTCCCACGAGGCGGCCGAGGGCATCGCCCGGATGGGGCAGGACCTCGATCCGCTGGTCTACGGCGTCTCGCCGGACACGGTGGCTGTTCGGATGAACGTGGCCGCCTACGCGGAGAACAAGAAAGCAGCCCTCGCCGCCCACGGCACCCAGACGGGCGCGGAGAGCCTGCTGGGCCGCATGACGCCGGAGGAACGGGCCGAAATGGAAACCCGCATGCTCGGGACCGAGGGCTTCAGCATCGGCGGCACGCGCACGCCGATCGCCCGCTACCCGCTGCGGGGCCTCTTCGACGGGGTGCCGGGGGGCGAAGGCGTGGAGGAGCCGGGCGTGTAA
- the recQ gene encoding DNA helicase RecQ, which yields MTAAPTTPQQQALDVLKRVWGYDAFRGVQADIVRTVAGGGNALVLMPTGGGKSLCYQVPSLLRPGVGIVVSPLIALMKDQVDTLRQLGVRAAFLNSTLSLEGVREVESALLAGELDLLYVAPERLLLPRTLELLGRAPVALFAIDEAHCVSQWGHDFRPEYGQLGVLPERFPHIPRLALTATADERTRADILRVLGLEGAPQFISSFDRPNIQYRVAAKEGPKSQLLDFIRGEHPGDSGIVYCLSRKSVEETAKWLQAQGVDAVPYHAGLSPRERNTAQERFLNEEGLIVVATVAFGMGIDKPNVRFVAHLDLPKSLEGYYQETGRAGRDGLPSTAWMVYGLADVVNVRRMLAQSAAPEDVRRVEAAKLDALLTYCEAATCRRQVLLSYFGETLPEPCGNCDVCLAPPRVRDATREAQMALSAAIRTGNRFGAAHLTDVLLGRDTEKVRAMGHHQLPTFGVGRAHDEKTWRGLLRQLVSLGYLAAGEHHGLSATAKARPLLRGEETLHLREDTLAPRPARDRSARPGRAPVDAQDRPLFEALRAWRLQKAREQGVPPYVIFTDATLKTVAELRPGSLHTLGTVSGVGQRKLAEYGEEVLGVVRGESGSQRPASSRQPTEAERGAAGNAAVLGLLRGSSQPSVSSPPPVRPRPEASPSSRPAALFPQATGDAPPASPHPEVTESLRELRRELSRETGHSAFVIFPNATLDALATRQPRTLAELEGVPGLGPKRIEAYGERIVDAVLTGLDG from the coding sequence ATGACGGCGGCGCCCACCACCCCCCAGCAGCAGGCCCTAGACGTGCTCAAACGCGTCTGGGGGTACGACGCCTTCCGGGGCGTGCAGGCCGACATCGTGCGGACGGTGGCGGGGGGTGGCAATGCGCTCGTCCTGATGCCCACGGGCGGCGGCAAGAGCCTGTGTTACCAGGTGCCCTCGCTGCTGCGGCCCGGCGTCGGCATCGTCGTGTCGCCCCTGATCGCGCTGATGAAGGACCAGGTGGACACCCTGCGGCAGCTCGGGGTGCGGGCTGCTTTCCTGAACTCCACCCTCAGCCTGGAAGGGGTGCGGGAGGTGGAATCGGCGCTGCTCGCAGGCGAGTTGGACCTGCTGTACGTGGCCCCCGAGCGGCTGCTGCTCCCGCGCACGCTGGAGTTGCTGGGACGCGCCCCGGTCGCCCTCTTCGCCATCGACGAGGCGCACTGCGTCTCCCAGTGGGGACACGACTTCCGGCCGGAGTACGGGCAACTGGGCGTGTTGCCGGAGCGATTCCCCCATATCCCCCGCCTCGCCCTGACCGCCACCGCCGACGAGCGCACGCGGGCGGACATCTTGCGGGTGCTGGGGCTGGAGGGGGCGCCGCAGTTCATCTCGTCCTTCGACCGCCCCAACATCCAGTACCGGGTCGCGGCGAAGGAGGGGCCGAAGTCGCAACTCCTCGACTTCATCCGAGGTGAGCATCCGGGCGACTCGGGCATCGTCTACTGCCTGTCGCGCAAGTCGGTGGAGGAGACGGCGAAGTGGCTCCAGGCGCAGGGGGTGGACGCGGTGCCCTACCACGCGGGCCTCTCGCCGCGTGAGCGCAACACGGCGCAGGAACGCTTCCTGAACGAGGAGGGGCTGATCGTGGTGGCGACGGTCGCCTTCGGCATGGGCATCGACAAGCCCAACGTGCGCTTCGTGGCCCACCTCGACCTCCCCAAGAGTCTGGAGGGCTACTACCAGGAGACGGGCCGCGCCGGGCGCGACGGGCTGCCGAGTACGGCGTGGATGGTCTACGGGCTGGCTGACGTGGTCAACGTGCGGCGGATGCTCGCGCAGAGTGCGGCCCCCGAAGACGTGCGCCGGGTGGAGGCCGCCAAGCTCGACGCCCTACTGACCTATTGCGAGGCCGCGACCTGCCGCCGTCAGGTGCTGCTCTCGTACTTTGGAGAGACGCTGCCGGAGCCGTGCGGCAACTGCGACGTGTGCCTCGCCCCGCCGCGCGTGCGCGACGCCACGCGCGAGGCGCAGATGGCGCTCTCGGCGGCGATTCGCACCGGGAACCGCTTCGGGGCCGCCCACCTCACCGATGTGCTGCTGGGCCGTGACACCGAGAAGGTCCGGGCGATGGGGCACCACCAGCTCCCCACTTTCGGCGTGGGCCGGGCACACGACGAGAAGACGTGGCGCGGGCTGCTGCGCCAGCTTGTCAGCCTGGGGTACCTCGCGGCGGGCGAGCACCACGGCCTGAGCGCGACGGCCAAAGCCCGCCCCCTGCTGCGCGGCGAGGAGACGCTGCACCTGCGCGAGGACACCCTCGCCCCCCGCCCGGCCCGTGACCGCTCGGCCCGGCCCGGCCGCGCCCCGGTGGACGCGCAGGACCGCCCCCTCTTTGAAGCGCTGCGGGCCTGGCGGTTGCAAAAGGCCCGCGAGCAGGGCGTGCCCCCCTACGTGATCTTCACCGATGCCACGCTCAAGACGGTGGCCGAGCTGCGCCCCGGCAGCCTGCACACCCTGGGCACAGTGAGCGGCGTGGGCCAGCGCAAGCTCGCGGAATACGGCGAGGAGGTGCTGGGAGTGGTGCGGGGGGAGTCGGGCAGCCAGCGGCCAGCTTCCAGCCGTCAGCCCACCGAGGCCGAGCGCGGCGCGGCAGGGAATGCGGCGGTGCTGGGCCTGCTGCGCGGAAGCTCTCAGCCGTCCGTCTCCAGCCCTCCACCCGTCCGTCCCCGCCCGGAGGCTTCACCCTCTTCGCGTCCCGCTGCGCTCTTTCCACAAGCGACAGGCGACGCGCCACCAGCCTCTCCCCACCCCGAGGTTACCGAATCCCTGCGCGAACTGCGCCGCGAACTCTCCCGCGAGACAGGGCACAGCGCCTTCGTGATCTTCCCAAATGCCACCCTGGACGCCCTCGCCACCCGGCAGCCGCGCACGCTGGCCGAGTTGGAAGGGGTGCCGGGACTGGGGCCGAAACGCATTGAGGCGTACGGGGAGCGGATCGTGGACGCGGTGCTGACGGGGCTGGACGGGTAG